The Candidatus Nitrosocosmicus franklandus genome contains a region encoding:
- the htpX gene encoding zinc metalloprotease HtpX, protein MKYSWQKTDTGLTARIIICFAILTILYLGFITILYYLGLGFIPIVIISGAFILGQWFFSDKIVLWSTGAKIVTKEQYPVLHEIIERIVSANGMHKPKIAVINSRVPNAFATGKGQRSSVVAVTSSLMDILDYDELEGVLAHELTHIKNRDVMVITLASLFSTIAWQIMQFGFFGGMYGAGRDRNNGGAILIIIAVAFVTWIVSFLIIRAISRYREFSADRGSAQMTGKPAELANALMKISGSMNKVPTRDLRHVEGYNAFFIVPAISGKTIANLFATHPPVEKRVERLLSMERSMY, encoded by the coding sequence ATGAAGTATTCGTGGCAAAAGACAGATACTGGACTAACGGCAAGGATCATAATCTGTTTTGCAATCTTGACAATTTTATATCTAGGATTTATTACAATTTTATACTATTTAGGATTAGGCTTCATTCCAATAGTTATTATTTCCGGTGCTTTTATTTTGGGTCAATGGTTTTTCTCGGATAAAATCGTTCTATGGAGCACGGGTGCAAAAATAGTTACGAAAGAACAATATCCAGTTTTACACGAAATAATAGAACGAATAGTATCTGCAAATGGTATGCACAAACCTAAAATCGCTGTAATTAATAGCAGAGTCCCAAATGCGTTTGCCACAGGAAAAGGACAGCGCAGTTCGGTTGTGGCTGTCACCTCTAGCTTAATGGACATACTGGATTACGACGAGTTGGAGGGAGTTTTGGCTCATGAATTGACACATATAAAGAACCGTGATGTGATGGTTATTACCCTAGCGAGTTTATTTTCAACTATTGCATGGCAGATAATGCAGTTTGGTTTTTTTGGAGGGATGTATGGAGCAGGAAGAGACCGCAATAACGGAGGAGCAATACTAATCATAATTGCAGTTGCCTTTGTTACATGGATTGTAAGTTTTCTGATAATTAGGGCAATTTCTAGATATAGAGAATTTTCAGCAGACAGAGGCTCTGCCCAAATGACAGGCAAACCCGCTGAATTAGCCAATGCATTAATGAAAATAAGCGGGTCCATGAATAAAGTACCAACCAGAGATTTACGACATGTTGAAGGATACAATGCATTCTTCATAGTACCAGCAATCTCCGGAAAGACAATAGCTAACCTCTTTGCAACCCATCCTCCAGTAGAGAAACGAGTCGAAAGATTGCTAAGTATGGAGAGATCCATGTATTGA